From Chitinivibrionales bacterium, a single genomic window includes:
- a CDS encoding ASKHA domain-containing protein encodes MGIAIDIGTTTVVAFLQDLASGNTIDAESFINPQAAYGHDVISRIHHTMEHGRGLAELKKMIVAGINGAIAALCGRAGVSSRDIFKTTVVGNPTMLHLFLGINPSSLARAPYTPVFTDAQHKSGKACGLCVNPAGVVLVLPSIAGFVGADVAAGMAATPLFDSKAYALYIDIGTNGEMAVGNSEKVYCCATAAGPAFEGATLQCGVGGVEGAICSYDGGRYKTIGGCAPIGICGSGIVDIIAFLLGKKVIDRTGYMKAEYLIKKKEQSATGRKIVVTPRDVREVQLAKAAIRAGITILAQSAEINLDSIETVYLAGAFGMFINVENATAIGMLPRPLKDRIISVGNAAGYGARLALSSVDFEESLGKIASKARYIELSGREDFNEEFVKEMLF; translated from the coding sequence ATGGGCATCGCAATTGACATCGGCACGACCACGGTCGTGGCGTTCCTTCAGGACCTGGCATCGGGCAATACCATTGACGCGGAATCCTTCATCAATCCGCAGGCCGCCTATGGCCACGATGTTATTTCGAGGATACATCATACCATGGAACATGGGAGGGGGCTTGCCGAACTTAAAAAAATGATTGTGGCGGGAATCAACGGTGCGATAGCGGCGCTGTGCGGCAGGGCAGGCGTTTCAAGCAGGGACATTTTTAAGACAACGGTGGTCGGCAATCCCACCATGCTGCATTTGTTTCTCGGAATAAACCCGTCATCGCTCGCGAGGGCGCCATACACGCCCGTCTTTACAGACGCGCAGCACAAAAGCGGCAAAGCATGCGGCCTCTGCGTGAATCCGGCCGGGGTGGTCCTTGTGCTGCCGTCGATTGCGGGGTTTGTCGGCGCAGACGTGGCGGCGGGCATGGCAGCCACGCCTCTTTTCGACTCAAAAGCATATGCGCTGTATATTGACATCGGGACAAACGGTGAAATGGCGGTCGGAAATAGTGAAAAAGTGTATTGCTGCGCCACGGCAGCAGGGCCCGCTTTTGAAGGTGCGACCCTGCAATGCGGCGTGGGCGGCGTTGAAGGGGCAATCTGCTCGTATGATGGCGGCAGGTATAAAACGATCGGCGGATGCGCACCCATCGGCATTTGCGGTTCCGGTATTGTTGATATCATTGCATTTCTGCTGGGGAAAAAAGTCATTGATCGCACCGGGTATATGAAAGCAGAATACCTGATCAAGAAAAAAGAACAATCCGCAACGGGCAGGAAAATTGTTGTTACTCCGCGTGACGTGCGCGAGGTGCAGCTTGCAAAGGCGGCGATACGCGCCGGGATCACCATTCTTGCACAATCAGCAGAAATCAACCTCGATTCCATTGAAACCGTATATCTCGCCGGAGCCTTCGGCATGTTTATAAATGTTGAAAACGCCACCGCCATCGGCATGCTCCCGCGGCCATTAAAGGACAGGATCATCAGCGTCGGCAACGCGGCGGGCTACGGAGCTCGGCTCGCGCTCAGCTCCGTTGATTTTGAGGAATCACTCGGGAAAATTGCCTCAAAGGCGCGGTATATTGAATTGTCGGGAAGGGAGGATTTTAATGAGGAATTTGTTAAGGAGATGCTGTTTTAA
- a CDS encoding ABC transporter ATP-binding protein, whose translation MAEPVFTLTGVSYSYPGNIPALKDITLTVNKGDRAAVIGANGTGKSTLLTMLDALIFPTTGSITAFGTELTERTMRDGGVQRAFRKRVGFVFQNPDVQLFCPTVREDIVFGLLQLGVDHSEIRRRLDEVAEKIRISHLLDRSPHQLSIGEKKKAALASTLIMDPEVLLLDEPTAGLDPRTMRDIIDVIDTAHRAGKTVVMATHDLHIVEEIADMVYVFGAAKSIIRSGITEEILTDNQFMQDNNLIHVHVHRHFGVKHVHPHDHGNSHAHP comes from the coding sequence ATGGCTGAACCGGTATTTACGCTGACAGGCGTATCGTATTCGTATCCGGGAAATATCCCGGCCCTCAAGGACATCACCCTGACCGTAAACAAGGGAGACCGCGCTGCGGTCATCGGCGCGAACGGAACGGGGAAGTCAACGCTGCTCACGATGCTTGACGCGCTTATTTTTCCGACTACAGGATCAATCACCGCGTTTGGAACGGAACTCACGGAGCGAACCATGCGCGACGGCGGTGTTCAGCGGGCGTTCAGGAAACGCGTGGGATTTGTGTTTCAGAACCCTGATGTGCAGCTATTCTGCCCAACGGTGCGCGAAGACATTGTTTTCGGTCTGCTGCAGCTCGGCGTTGATCATTCCGAGATCCGGCGCAGGCTTGATGAGGTGGCGGAGAAAATCCGGATTTCCCACCTGCTCGACCGTTCGCCGCACCAGCTTTCCATCGGCGAAAAGAAAAAGGCGGCGCTTGCGTCAACACTCATTATGGATCCGGAAGTGTTGTTGCTCGACGAACCGACCGCCGGCCTTGATCCCCGGACCATGCGAGACATCATCGACGTTATTGATACCGCGCACAGGGCCGGAAAGACCGTGGTCATGGCCACGCATGATCTGCACATAGTTGAGGAAATCGCGGACATGGTTTACGTATTTGGAGCCGCTAAATCCATTATACGAAGCGGAATTACCGAGGAGATTTTAACTGATAACCAGTTTATGCAGGATAATAATCTGATACATGTCCATGTTCACAGGCATTTTGGCGTTAAACATGTGCATCCCCATGATCACGGCAATTCGCACGCCCATCCATAA
- the trpS gene encoding tryptophan--tRNA ligase, whose amino-acid sequence MRILSGIQPSGTLHIGNYLGMIQPMVLSQEKGDLFCFLANLHSLTSVFDAGQLFDYTTNAILDLLALGINPDKSVFWVQSDVPEVAELTWYLNNVTPVGLLERCHSYKDKVAKNIPANNGLFSYPVLMAADILMYQTDVVPVGKDQKQHVEVARDIAIKFNQTYGEAFTVPEPKIKEEVAVIPGIDGQKMSKSYDNTLDIFAAESQLKKKVMSIVTDPTPLEAPKDPEKSIVFAVYRLFAPKEKVQVMEQKLRKGGYGYGDAKKELFSALWEYFQPYRKKREDLGKNVDYLAEVRKKGADKARAAGIPTLEKVRTLVGVKK is encoded by the coding sequence ATGCGAATTCTATCCGGCATCCAGCCGTCGGGAACCCTGCACATCGGCAATTACCTCGGCATGATCCAGCCCATGGTGCTTTCGCAGGAAAAAGGCGACCTGTTCTGCTTTCTCGCGAACCTGCACAGCCTCACGTCGGTGTTTGACGCCGGCCAGCTGTTTGATTACACCACCAACGCCATTCTCGACCTGCTCGCGCTCGGCATCAACCCGGACAAAAGCGTTTTCTGGGTGCAGTCTGATGTTCCCGAGGTGGCGGAACTCACCTGGTACCTCAACAATGTGACGCCGGTAGGGCTTCTTGAACGCTGCCATTCATATAAAGACAAGGTGGCAAAAAACATTCCCGCAAATAACGGCCTATTTTCCTACCCGGTGCTCATGGCGGCGGACATCCTCATGTACCAGACCGACGTGGTTCCGGTCGGTAAAGACCAGAAACAGCACGTCGAGGTGGCGCGGGACATCGCCATCAAATTCAACCAGACCTACGGCGAGGCGTTCACCGTTCCCGAGCCGAAAATCAAGGAAGAGGTCGCGGTGATTCCGGGCATCGACGGCCAGAAGATGTCGAAATCCTATGACAACACGCTTGATATTTTTGCCGCCGAAAGCCAGCTCAAGAAAAAGGTGATGAGCATCGTGACCGATCCCACGCCGCTTGAGGCTCCCAAAGACCCGGAAAAGAGCATTGTGTTCGCGGTCTATCGGCTTTTCGCACCCAAAGAGAAAGTTCAGGTCATGGAGCAAAAATTACGCAAAGGCGGCTATGGGTACGGCGACGCGAAAAAGGAACTTTTTTCCGCTCTCTGGGAATATTTCCAGCCTTATCGGAAGAAACGCGAGGACCTTGGCAAAAATGTTGATTACCTTGCCGAGGTGCGGAAAAAAGGCGCCGACAAGGCGCGGGCCGCGGGAATTCCGACTCTTGAAAAGGTGAGAACGTTAGTTGGGGTTAAAAAGTAG
- a CDS encoding SPFH domain-containing protein, which translates to FVNQKWGTKDPVAFKDSQLGLIRLRAHGQFNVRIVQPLLFVNSLVGTVSGYSTEDISGYLSDVIVSRFNDYLGEHLDSMINLPGKYDEVAAGLTKQLQEDFAHFGLELPNLYINSITPPLEVQQAIDDRSKLGLFKDLDDLVKMKSAMAIEKAAQNPGGASTGVAMGFGMMMPTMLSRQFAPQQAAASQNMQKCSSCGQQIPADAQFCQFCGTQLLVFSQCVKCKENLPPFAQFCPKCGQTVTAEPQKKQCAKCGYKNLYNAVFCNQCGERL; encoded by the coding sequence TTTGTAAACCAGAAATGGGGCACCAAAGATCCTGTCGCGTTCAAGGACTCGCAACTCGGGCTTATCAGGCTGCGCGCCCACGGCCAGTTCAACGTGCGGATCGTTCAGCCGCTCTTGTTTGTCAACTCGCTGGTGGGCACGGTGAGCGGATATTCAACCGAGGACATTTCAGGCTATTTAAGCGACGTGATCGTTTCCCGGTTCAACGATTACCTCGGAGAACACCTCGACAGTATGATCAACCTGCCCGGCAAATACGACGAGGTCGCCGCCGGCCTTACCAAACAGCTGCAGGAGGATTTTGCCCATTTCGGGCTGGAGCTGCCGAATTTATACATCAACTCCATCACCCCGCCCCTTGAGGTGCAGCAAGCGATCGACGACAGAAGCAAGCTGGGCCTTTTCAAGGACCTCGACGACCTGGTCAAAATGAAATCGGCGATGGCCATCGAGAAGGCGGCGCAAAATCCCGGCGGCGCAAGCACCGGCGTCGCCATGGGCTTCGGCATGATGATGCCGACCATGCTTTCGCGGCAATTTGCGCCGCAACAGGCCGCCGCTTCGCAAAACATGCAAAAATGTTCGTCGTGCGGCCAGCAAATCCCGGCCGACGCACAGTTCTGCCAGTTTTGTGGGACACAGCTGCTGGTGTTCTCCCAGTGCGTGAAGTGCAAGGAAAACCTTCCGCCTTTTGCTCAGTTCTGCCCGAAATGCGGCCAGACCGTTACCGCGGAACCGCAGAAAAAGCAATGCGCAAAGTGCGGTTACAAGAACCTCTATAATGCAGTCTTCTGCAACCAGTGCGGTGAACGACTCTAG
- a CDS encoding sigma-54 dependent transcriptional regulator: MAKILIVDDEAGQRNIMASILTSEGHTLLEAPNVDQAIGLIRDFQPQVVLTDLKMPGKSGLVLVEEIAKLEVRPEIVVITAFGTVETAVKAMQSGAYTYLNKPLGRDELILVVRRAAEKYLLREESDQFRAELTKQLYTGLVAESAVMKNVLSIVAKVAQSDSTVLIRGESGTGKERIAKLIHYQGPRSRKLMQSINCAAFTETLLESELFGHEKGSFTGAQNTHIGIVESASGSTLFLDEVGDMSLSTQAKLLRVLQERQIRRVGGTKAIPVDIRVIAATNKNLEEAIKQGTFRDDLYYRLNIIPIVIPPLRERKEDIEALVAYFISRSGRPKTVEEPAMKFIKEYQWPGNVRELEAVMERITVLSTSNVIKVEDLPQELCAAPSSASAPAASAIPEEGIVFEEWEKNMLAEALKRSNGVMADAAKLLGMSYRTFQYRAEKFGLKEG, encoded by the coding sequence ATGGCGAAAATCCTCATCGTTGACGACGAGGCAGGCCAGCGCAACATCATGGCCAGCATCCTCACCTCGGAAGGACACACGCTTCTCGAGGCTCCGAATGTAGACCAAGCAATTGGCCTGATCCGGGATTTTCAGCCGCAGGTGGTGCTCACCGACCTTAAAATGCCGGGAAAAAGCGGTCTAGTGCTTGTCGAGGAGATAGCAAAGCTCGAGGTCCGGCCCGAAATCGTGGTCATCACTGCCTTCGGAACCGTTGAAACCGCAGTGAAGGCCATGCAGTCGGGCGCTTATACCTATCTCAACAAGCCGCTCGGACGGGACGAGCTCATACTTGTCGTGCGGCGCGCAGCGGAAAAATATCTGCTCAGGGAGGAGAGCGACCAGTTTCGCGCGGAACTCACCAAGCAGCTCTATACCGGGCTTGTCGCCGAATCCGCTGTCATGAAAAACGTACTTTCGATCGTCGCCAAAGTCGCGCAGAGCGATTCCACCGTTCTCATCCGCGGGGAATCAGGCACGGGCAAGGAGCGCATAGCAAAGCTCATTCATTATCAGGGCCCCAGAAGCAGGAAATTGATGCAGAGCATCAACTGCGCGGCATTCACGGAAACGCTTCTGGAATCCGAGCTGTTCGGCCATGAAAAAGGATCATTTACCGGCGCACAGAACACCCATATCGGCATCGTGGAGTCGGCATCGGGCAGCACCCTGTTTCTCGACGAAGTGGGCGACATGTCGCTTTCGACGCAGGCCAAACTGCTGCGCGTGCTCCAAGAGCGCCAGATCCGAAGGGTGGGAGGGACAAAGGCCATTCCGGTTGACATCCGCGTCATTGCCGCGACCAATAAAAACCTAGAAGAGGCGATCAAACAAGGGACGTTTCGCGATGACCTGTATTACCGCCTTAACATCATCCCCATCGTCATCCCCCCTCTGCGCGAACGCAAGGAGGACATTGAGGCATTGGTCGCGTACTTCATCAGCCGTTCCGGCAGGCCGAAAACTGTGGAGGAACCCGCCATGAAATTCATCAAGGAATATCAATGGCCGGGCAATGTCCGCGAGCTCGAAGCGGTAATGGAACGCATTACTGTCCTTTCCACCAGCAACGTTATAAAAGTAGAAGACCTTCCGCAGGAACTCTGCGCCGCCCCATCCTCCGCATCAGCGCCTGCTGCGTCGGCAATACCGGAAGAGGGGATCGTCTTTGAAGAATGGGAAAAAAACATGCTGGCCGAGGCTCTTAAACGCTCCAACGGCGTAATGGCGGATGCCGCCAAACTCCTCGGGATGAGCTACCGCACTTTTCAATACAGGGCTGAAAAATTCGGATTAAAAGAAGGTTAA
- a CDS encoding TonB-dependent receptor, whose amino-acid sequence MPIPVETDSAGSVVSDTTKAAAADSAIPATSAKTAVKKEMEKIIVIGHYKNETAAATAASSGTYTSELLEDRPLLRPGEVEELVPGLMVTQHSGAGKANQFLLRGFNLDHGTDFATSVDGMPINLPTQGHGQGYDDLNPVIPELIDHVDFYKGPYIASKGDFASAGAADIFYTKQLARPFLEATIGAYGYYRSIAAASTDLAGGKILMGLEAMHQDGPFVVPQDYCKFNGVLRWSRQLGDGTFNIEAMGYSGQWNATNQVPERAVTEGIIPRFGTLDSSDGGTSDRYSLSTSWNGQLAGGIFSACLYAVKYDMDLFSNFTFFLNDTVNGDQMEQKDNRWFFGTSEAWRKEGTLFGFQEKFQVGLDARCDYIDPVALIHTVKRKRLNDWTVDTVTETKVAPWVDLDSRLLPWMKLYLGLRYDYINNNDRSEDTTNSGSSGAGMLSPKASLTLGPWAKTEFYVDYGEGFHSNDARGTTATIDVKGGGDTISKTAVFSKSRGAEVGVRNESVPGLQSTFALWLLDFSSELVWDADEGAPEPAGATRRMGFELSEHYQPLPWLLFDLDAALSQARFIDPDTAGQYVPEAIESAVSAGISLHKLGPFSASLFMRYFGPRALDQHNSVRSAGSMLFNGQIAWDLNRTVRITLDVFNILNAKVDDMAYYYPTRLRGEPAGGVNDIDFHPAEPVGVRCGLTIKL is encoded by the coding sequence ATGCCCATCCCTGTTGAAACGGATTCGGCCGGAAGCGTTGTCTCAGACACAACCAAAGCCGCCGCAGCCGACAGCGCCATACCCGCAACCTCCGCGAAAACGGCTGTAAAAAAGGAAATGGAAAAAATTATCGTAATCGGCCACTACAAAAACGAGACGGCCGCCGCAACGGCCGCCAGCAGTGGAACATACACCAGCGAACTGTTGGAAGACCGTCCCCTATTGCGCCCCGGCGAGGTGGAGGAACTCGTGCCCGGCCTTATGGTCACCCAGCACAGCGGAGCCGGGAAAGCCAACCAGTTTTTGCTGCGCGGATTCAACCTTGATCACGGGACCGATTTCGCGACATCGGTTGACGGCATGCCTATAAACCTTCCCACGCAGGGCCACGGACAAGGATATGACGACCTGAACCCTGTTATCCCCGAACTCATCGATCATGTCGACTTTTACAAGGGACCGTACATCGCCTCGAAGGGTGATTTTGCCTCAGCCGGAGCGGCCGACATTTTCTACACAAAACAACTTGCCCGTCCCTTTCTGGAAGCGACGATCGGCGCATACGGTTACTACCGCTCCATCGCCGCCGCCTCAACAGACCTGGCAGGAGGAAAAATCCTCATGGGGCTTGAGGCCATGCACCAGGACGGGCCGTTCGTGGTGCCCCAGGACTATTGCAAATTCAACGGCGTCTTGCGATGGTCGCGCCAGCTCGGCGATGGGACGTTCAATATCGAGGCAATGGGTTATTCCGGCCAATGGAACGCAACCAATCAGGTTCCCGAGCGCGCCGTGACCGAAGGCATTATCCCCCGCTTCGGCACTCTGGACTCAAGCGACGGGGGCACGTCCGATCGATACAGTCTGTCAACATCATGGAACGGCCAGCTTGCGGGCGGGATATTTTCGGCATGTTTATATGCCGTAAAATACGATATGGACCTTTTCTCGAATTTCACGTTCTTTCTCAACGACACGGTGAACGGCGACCAGATGGAGCAGAAGGACAACCGCTGGTTCTTCGGAACATCGGAGGCCTGGCGCAAGGAAGGCACGTTGTTCGGCTTTCAGGAAAAATTCCAGGTCGGCCTTGACGCCCGCTGCGATTACATCGATCCGGTTGCATTAATACATACCGTGAAGAGAAAAAGACTCAACGACTGGACGGTGGACACCGTGACCGAGACGAAAGTCGCGCCCTGGGTCGATCTTGACAGTAGGCTTCTGCCGTGGATGAAACTGTACCTTGGTCTCAGGTATGACTATATAAACAATAATGATCGTTCCGAGGACACAACAAACTCCGGAAGCAGTGGCGCCGGAATGCTTTCCCCAAAGGCCTCGCTCACTCTCGGGCCGTGGGCCAAAACCGAATTCTATGTCGATTACGGTGAGGGGTTTCATTCGAATGACGCACGCGGCACCACCGCGACCATAGATGTTAAAGGAGGCGGCGACACCATCAGCAAAACGGCCGTCTTTTCAAAATCGCGCGGGGCTGAAGTGGGCGTGCGAAACGAGTCCGTTCCGGGGCTCCAGAGCACATTTGCATTATGGTTATTGGATTTCAGCTCCGAGCTGGTGTGGGACGCGGATGAGGGAGCTCCCGAACCGGCGGGTGCCACGCGACGCATGGGCTTTGAGCTCAGCGAGCATTACCAGCCGCTGCCCTGGTTGCTTTTCGACCTCGATGCCGCGCTGTCGCAGGCCAGATTCATCGACCCCGACACTGCCGGGCAATATGTTCCCGAAGCCATTGAATCGGCCGTGTCCGCCGGCATCTCGCTTCACAAGCTGGGGCCGTTCTCCGCCAGTCTCTTCATGCGTTATTTTGGTCCGCGAGCGCTTGACCAACACAACAGCGTGCGCTCGGCAGGATCGATGCTGTTTAACGGACAGATTGCCTGGGATCTAAACCGCACTGTTCGCATAACCCTGGACGTTTTCAATATCCTCAACGCCAAGGTTGACGACATGGCGTATTATTATCCGACCCGTCTTCGGGGCGAGCCTGCCGGAGGCGTCAATGACATCGACTTTCATCCCGCCGAGCCGGTCGGCGTTCGGTGCGGGCTCACCATCAAGTTGTAA
- the cbiM gene encoding cobalt transporter CbiM — MHIPDGYLGPITCAAGYAAMVPVWAIAAHKVKKTLAARQAPLLAIGAAFSFVIMMFNVPIPGGTTGHAVGAVLVAILLGPWAACIAVSVALVIQALLFGDGGITAIGANCLNMALVMPFSGYFVYRLIKGNAAPASVRSVIAAGVAGYAGLVIASAFAGVEFGIQPHLHHTAAGQALYCPYGLLVAVPGMVSGHMLVFGWIEAIVTALVVRYLSQHDALLLRPDPEANRKFIARLLIGIAILVLLVPLGLYVPYKLKAGTAWGEWSAGELRGFLGYVPAQLEHLTSLWSAPLPDYGLPGAESHGKILMGLVYILSAVVGIGLCIGLVLFVGKVVYGKEKKGRSRRHWSHGFLERTILGTVNFLKDTVSVELIALRPGFLQRRDPRFKFLAVILLLAAVLLTKSVAVLFLLYLSLLCCVAASLVGLVFFLSRTLIFVPLFSLFIVVPAIFNVVTPGEPLVSFRLFSWTLSISRQGMDAALIFFMRVLDSVSIAVLLVLTTRQHVLLKTLRVFRIPQLFVMVIGMSYRYIFLFLDIIQNVFTAIKSRVGFVSSAKEGRRVVASNIAGLWLRSYQLQSQVYDAMVSRGYAGEAYVLEEFKAKAGDYIFSALAFCALIGTLWLNRYLR, encoded by the coding sequence ATGCACATCCCCGACGGCTACCTCGGCCCTATCACCTGCGCAGCGGGTTATGCCGCAATGGTGCCGGTCTGGGCCATTGCCGCGCACAAGGTGAAAAAGACCCTCGCGGCGAGGCAGGCGCCGCTTCTTGCCATCGGCGCCGCTTTTTCTTTTGTCATCATGATGTTCAACGTGCCGATACCGGGCGGGACCACGGGCCACGCGGTGGGCGCCGTGCTTGTCGCCATTCTGCTGGGCCCGTGGGCGGCCTGCATCGCCGTGAGCGTTGCGCTTGTGATCCAGGCGCTGCTGTTCGGCGACGGCGGCATCACTGCAATCGGCGCAAACTGCCTCAACATGGCGCTGGTGATGCCGTTTTCAGGCTATTTCGTCTATAGATTGATAAAAGGGAATGCAGCTCCCGCATCAGTGCGGAGCGTCATCGCCGCCGGGGTTGCGGGATATGCCGGTCTCGTGATTGCTTCCGCCTTCGCGGGGGTGGAGTTCGGGATTCAACCCCATCTTCATCACACCGCCGCGGGACAGGCGCTGTACTGTCCCTACGGCCTGCTCGTTGCAGTACCGGGAATGGTAAGCGGCCATATGCTCGTTTTCGGATGGATCGAAGCCATCGTGACCGCCCTGGTGGTCCGGTATCTCTCGCAGCATGACGCTCTTTTGCTGCGGCCGGATCCGGAAGCGAACCGAAAATTCATTGCAAGACTTCTGATAGGCATTGCGATCCTTGTCTTGCTCGTGCCCCTCGGGCTTTACGTGCCGTATAAGCTCAAAGCGGGAACCGCCTGGGGTGAATGGAGCGCCGGGGAGCTTCGCGGATTTCTCGGTTATGTCCCTGCGCAACTCGAACATCTGACCTCGCTCTGGAGCGCGCCGCTGCCTGATTATGGTCTCCCGGGAGCCGAATCTCACGGCAAAATTTTGATGGGGCTCGTTTATATTCTGTCGGCCGTTGTCGGGATCGGGCTTTGCATCGGTCTTGTTTTGTTCGTCGGCAAGGTTGTTTACGGAAAGGAAAAAAAGGGGCGATCACGAAGGCATTGGTCCCACGGGTTCCTTGAACGCACCATTCTTGGAACGGTCAATTTTCTTAAGGACACTGTTTCCGTAGAGCTGATTGCCCTGAGGCCCGGGTTTCTCCAGCGCCGGGATCCACGGTTCAAATTTCTTGCCGTGATTCTTTTGCTTGCCGCAGTCCTTTTGACAAAGAGCGTCGCGGTTTTGTTTTTATTGTACCTGTCCCTGCTTTGCTGCGTTGCGGCATCGTTGGTAGGCCTTGTTTTTTTCCTTTCAAGGACGCTTATATTTGTTCCGCTGTTTTCGTTGTTCATCGTGGTGCCGGCGATTTTCAACGTTGTGACGCCGGGTGAGCCGCTCGTCTCGTTCAGGCTTTTTTCCTGGACGTTGTCAATATCGCGGCAAGGCATGGACGCGGCGCTTATTTTTTTCATGCGCGTGCTTGATTCGGTCTCAATCGCCGTGCTCCTCGTGCTCACCACGCGCCAGCACGTTCTCCTCAAGACCCTGCGCGTGTTCCGGATCCCTCAATTATTTGTCATGGTCATCGGGATGAGTTACCGTTACATTTTCCTGTTCCTCGACATCATTCAGAATGTTTTTACCGCGATAAAAAGCAGGGTCGGGTTCGTGTCATCCGCAAAAGAGGGACGCAGGGTCGTGGCTTCGAATATTGCCGGCCTTTGGCTGCGTTCATACCAGCTTCAATCGCAGGTGTACGATGCTATGGTCTCCCGCGGCTATGCGGGCGAGGCGTACGTTCTTGAAGAATTCAAGGCAAAAGCAGGTGATTATATTTTTTCCGCATTGGCGTTCTGCGCCCTGATAGGAACACTATGGCTGAACCGGTATTTACGCTGA
- a CDS encoding ATP-binding protein, with product MSFQTKLFLVFAPFLIAAVGLMLFFTMQFEKSIVKMFEDDIQDIVHTVHYSTQKLTSKKGRDTEALEHFIEDVKSSTSAREVSVVGSSQKIVASSNPKKVGQKHNLLSGKEIIVRAQYGAEDSGGRPVRYDNVQVPIVRDNQVIGLLQTSIVVNDSKSLVRQLNLRTLYIASVALVIMFIVSFIVLYNLNKPLRQLSVAAEHVASGDLSGELRHSGHDEIGRLTKSFNSMTQQLRVQKQLEDRLRSLERHAILSEMASSLAHEIRNPLNLINLTADHLGHDYLPSDEERRKSYSELLAGLKAEVQQLNKMVNEFLTIGRPSQLKKTTFTVAELFGQIQILIKQQMMAKRISVKFAGNTSQELFADIEQMRLVFLNLLLNAIEAVSDDGSISLAVEHTAENNVCIKFMDNGPGIAPENLERIFEPYFSKRPGGTGLGLSLSRRIVEEHGGTLTAENRPLGGAQFTLVLPIDNKETIAPPSEVGQA from the coding sequence ATGAGTTTCCAAACAAAACTGTTCCTTGTTTTTGCGCCGTTCTTGATTGCCGCGGTGGGGCTCATGCTGTTTTTTACGATGCAGTTTGAGAAAAGCATTGTTAAAATGTTCGAAGACGACATTCAGGACATCGTTCACACCGTCCATTACTCCACCCAGAAGCTTACCAGCAAAAAAGGACGGGACACCGAGGCGCTTGAGCATTTCATTGAAGACGTGAAAAGCAGCACCTCGGCCCGTGAGGTATCCGTTGTGGGCAGCAGCCAGAAAATTGTTGCGAGCAGCAACCCTAAAAAAGTGGGTCAGAAGCACAATCTGCTTTCCGGAAAGGAAATCATCGTAAGGGCCCAGTATGGCGCCGAGGATTCCGGCGGCCGGCCGGTGCGCTATGACAATGTCCAGGTTCCCATCGTCCGCGACAACCAGGTCATCGGCCTGCTTCAGACCTCTATCGTGGTGAATGATTCGAAGTCGCTCGTTCGGCAATTGAACCTCCGGACCCTCTACATTGCATCCGTGGCACTTGTCATCATGTTCATCGTGTCTTTTATTGTTCTTTACAATCTCAACAAACCCCTTCGCCAGCTTTCCGTCGCGGCAGAGCATGTGGCATCGGGCGATTTGTCGGGCGAACTTCGGCACAGCGGTCATGATGAAATAGGCCGCCTCACAAAATCATTTAACTCCATGACCCAGCAGCTGCGCGTGCAGAAACAGCTCGAAGACAGGCTGCGCTCTCTCGAACGGCACGCGATACTCTCCGAAATGGCATCGAGCCTTGCGCATGAAATTCGAAACCCGCTCAACCTCATCAATCTTACGGCCGATCATCTGGGCCATGACTATCTTCCCTCTGATGAAGAACGGCGAAAATCATATTCGGAACTTCTTGCCGGGCTTAAAGCTGAGGTCCAGCAACTTAATAAAATGGTAAACGAGTTTCTCACCATCGGCAGGCCTTCGCAGTTAAAAAAGACCACGTTTACCGTTGCGGAGCTTTTCGGCCAGATCCAGATCCTCATCAAACAGCAAATGATGGCAAAACGGATATCCGTTAAATTCGCCGGCAACACCTCGCAAGAGCTGTTTGCAGACATCGAACAGATGCGCCTCGTTTTTCTCAACCTGCTTCTTAACGCAATCGAGGCTGTTTCTGATGACGGTTCCATTTCGCTGGCGGTGGAGCATACTGCCGAAAATAATGTGTGCATTAAATTCATGGACAACGGACCGGGCATCGCTCCGGAAAACCTCGAACGGATTTTTGAACCGTATTTCAGCAAACGGCCGGGCGGCACCGGCCTTGGACTTTCGCTCTCACGAAGGATTGTGGAGGAGCATGGCGGCACCCTCACCGCCGAAAACAGGCCTCTTGGAGGCGCGCAGTTCACTCTTGTCCTCCCGATTGATAATAAGGAAACCATCGCGCCGCCCTCGGAAGTGGGTCAGGCATAA